One stretch of Aquimarina sp. Aq107 DNA includes these proteins:
- a CDS encoding YfaP family protein, whose amino-acid sequence MKNFYLITIIGILCCYSCSEDNGDSGNSGISDPAQIANIMNDNLILPPGSFTVDPNTVQIDESITIGNGSSSIVPLASGQSMTNSISFNAPNGNVNAVGMRFGTTGPIYFVPVNTNGATAGTGNFDFLINQGICADLSQVCHDIKCYEFAQTSSGNISRANIRDVAMLCGNCDESSCQGLVDASDCGGLAGQDGSPRFNLTWSGSADLDLYVQDPNGETLSFNNPQSNSGGALDVDCTGNCSGGNSENITWANGGPSGTYQFYVNIFSGSATSYTITVRDNGNTVNTFNGTISSGNSNTLTYTKN is encoded by the coding sequence ATGAAAAATTTTTATCTAATTACAATTATTGGAATACTATGTTGTTACAGTTGTAGCGAAGACAATGGCGATTCAGGAAATTCAGGGATATCTGATCCTGCGCAAATTGCTAACATCATGAACGACAATTTAATATTACCTCCCGGTTCTTTTACGGTAGATCCAAATACCGTACAAATTGATGAATCCATAACTATTGGTAATGGTTCTTCTAGCATTGTGCCATTAGCTTCTGGACAATCCATGACTAATTCTATATCATTTAACGCTCCAAACGGAAATGTAAATGCTGTAGGAATGCGATTCGGTACAACAGGGCCTATTTATTTTGTTCCTGTAAATACCAACGGTGCCACTGCTGGTACTGGAAATTTTGATTTCTTAATCAATCAAGGAATCTGTGCAGATTTATCACAAGTATGTCATGATATCAAATGCTATGAATTTGCACAAACATCTTCTGGAAATATCTCTAGAGCGAACATAAGAGATGTAGCTATGCTCTGCGGTAATTGTGATGAATCTTCATGTCAAGGTTTAGTTGACGCATCTGATTGCGGAGGATTAGCGGGACAAGACGGAAGTCCAAGATTTAACCTTACTTGGTCCGGTAGTGCCGATTTAGATTTGTACGTTCAAGATCCGAATGGTGAAACTTTATCTTTTAACAATCCACAATCAAATTCTGGAGGTGCATTAGATGTAGATTGTACAGGAAATTGTTCAGGTGGTAATTCAGAGAATATCACTTGGGCCAATGGAGGTCCTTCAGGCACATATCAATTCTATGTAAATATTTTTAGCGGAAGCGCTACATCATACACTATCACTGTAAGAGATAATGGTAATACTGTAAATACATTTAATGGTACTATCAGTAGTGGAAATTCTAACACACTAACATACACAAAAAACTAG
- a CDS encoding cupin domain-containing protein, protein MNLQEILHPITTDVFFNEYFEKKHLIIKNRNRSFFDQLLSIKDLDSILFSQTNHHPDFRLADHSKTEKPDVNEYTIKDSDIIDPLKFSNAFENGSTLVMSGLQNKIYSLRKLTNELETFFKHKIQTNIYLTPKKSQGFSTHYDTHDVFIFQFEGSKHWRIYDQPVLLADKTTPFNKEEFIPGKIIDEFTLKKGDVLYIPRGIVHDAYCTNQNSGHITTGIIGKTWAEHLAEVLLEKSKSILPLRKFTKFHSINENDKNEEIIEVTNVVTELIKKLQQDDEIIDDFYSRQKAIAQGQLSQIVNIDCINKDSKIKIREKNKFRMIKNCEKIDVKFYDLKLSMPIQCESFINALINENQALPIHKIHCNLDDESKILVTRQLSKIGILDIAS, encoded by the coding sequence ATGAATCTGCAAGAAATATTACATCCAATTACTACAGATGTCTTTTTTAATGAATATTTTGAAAAAAAACACCTAATAATAAAAAACAGAAATAGAAGTTTCTTTGATCAATTGCTATCTATTAAAGATTTAGATTCTATTTTGTTTTCACAAACTAATCATCACCCGGATTTTAGATTAGCTGATCATTCTAAAACCGAAAAACCAGATGTTAATGAATATACCATAAAAGATTCTGATATTATAGATCCTCTAAAATTCTCTAATGCATTCGAAAATGGAAGTACTTTAGTAATGTCTGGACTGCAAAATAAAATTTACAGTTTAAGAAAATTAACTAATGAATTAGAGACCTTTTTTAAACATAAAATACAAACAAACATCTACCTTACTCCAAAAAAGTCTCAAGGGTTTTCTACTCATTACGATACTCACGATGTATTTATATTTCAGTTTGAAGGTTCTAAACATTGGCGTATATATGATCAACCTGTTCTATTAGCTGATAAAACAACTCCTTTTAACAAAGAAGAATTCATTCCTGGTAAAATAATCGACGAATTCACCTTGAAAAAGGGAGACGTATTATATATCCCAAGAGGAATTGTTCATGACGCCTATTGTACTAATCAAAATTCTGGGCACATTACTACAGGTATCATTGGCAAAACTTGGGCAGAACATTTAGCAGAAGTTCTTTTAGAAAAATCTAAATCCATATTACCGTTAAGGAAATTCACAAAATTTCATTCTATTAACGAAAATGATAAAAATGAAGAGATTATCGAAGTTACCAATGTTGTTACAGAACTCATCAAAAAATTACAACAAGATGATGAGATTATTGATGACTTTTATAGTAGGCAAAAAGCTATCGCACAAGGCCAACTAAGTCAAATAGTGAATATTGACTGTATTAATAAAGACTCTAAAATCAAGATTCGAGAAAAGAACAAATTTAGAATGATCAAAAACTGCGAAAAAATAGATGTGAAATTTTATGATCTAAAACTATCTATGCCAATACAATGTGAATCATTTATTAATGCACTTATAAACGAAAATCAAGCATTACCTATCCATAAAATCCATTGTAATCTTGATGATGAAAGTAAAATTCTAGTAACCCGGCAACTATCTAAAATTGGAATACTTGATATTGCTTCTTAA